TTTGTgcttttttcaaatgtttaaggtaataaacacatacaaatatttcaaaattacctATAATAGTTATCAAGTTTAATATAATAGTATAAaggacaaaaacagaaaaattcttaGTAATAAATGGCAACCTTAATAGTAAATGAGTTCCTGAAAAAAACGAACACAGGACtctttatatatattaatttctttaaatagagttttgttttctttttccaaatttccaattttcacattattttcttcTAGTGTGGTATCTTTTATCTCTGCTTGTTGTCGGAGtctcttattttccttctccAATTGTTTCTTGTCCTTTTCTAGTTGAGAAGTCTCCTGttctaatgatttattttctttttctaattgttCAAGTCTTTTGCTAGAAATTTTCAGTTCTTCCAGGTTTTTTTGTAATGTTTGATTTTCCATCTCTAAGTCTTGTAGCTCACTCTCTAactgttggattttttttattgctattttctagagctttctgCAGCCTGTGGTTTTCTGTGTCGAGCCCCTGGTAGCTCACTTCCAAGCGCTCTGTCTTCTTGAAAGAGGCTTTCATGAGCTCCAGGCCCTTCTTGAGCTGCTCCTTCTCACTCTCCAGCTCCTTGTTCTCCAGCTGCAGCTGCGCCATTTTCACGCCCGCACACTTCAGAGACTCCACACTCCTTCGCAGCTCTAAGTTTTCCTCATCAAGTTGGGAATTCTCCTTTTCTAGGGATTCTAACTGAAAAGTAAGGTTTTTAAAGCTATCCaaagtttttttaaactttctattttctctttctagctCAGAATTTTCTTGTTCTAATGCCTCGACTTTTTCACAAGTAATCTTTAAATTAGTTATCTTCTTCTGTaacaattcattttcttttccaagatgATGCAACTCATTTTCCAGTTCTTCTGCTCgctctcctttctctttataaTGCTccaattcttttttcatttgtcttttttcaaATTCAACCTTGCTTAGTTTTCCACTTGTTTCTTTGATAGATTCAtggagaattttattttctttttcaatgtctTTCACCCTTGCCTCAGCACTAATCTGGAAGCGTTGTCGTATGGAAGATACAGTTTGATTCAGATGTTCATTTTCCTGCTCCAATATTTTAATCTGCCTCTCTGAATTCTCTCTGAGTGTTTCAATTGTTTTTTCAAGCTGAGCTTTTTCTTTCATTAGATCTTTGCTTAAATTTTGACAATTCTGAAGACTTCGCTTTTCttgaataatttcattttcaagaatttcaacctttttattcagtctctggttttctttttcaatttttaggATTTTGGAAGTGCTGCCTTCTGCAGAGCCCATAGTACTCCGAAGCTCTTCTACAGTTTTTGTCAAACTTTGGCTTTCCATCTCCAACTTTAATAACTTACTGGATGTCAACTCATTTACTTCATGGCCCAAGGATTTCTGTGGTGCTTCAGCAAGTTCACTAGTTCTGGATATTTGTTCTAGTTCCCAGCCAAGATGTAATGACTCATCCATACTTTGTTTCTGTGCCATTTCCAAAGTCATATTTTCTTCCATTAATTCTTCTATCTTCTTTCTATCCATATCTCGTTCCATTTCCATATCATgcaatttagcctttagttgtaAATTCTCTTTTTCTAGTTCATGTAATTTGTCAGAACGAGCTCGAGTTCCTTCTAGTTGGTCTTCCAACATGgtttttgtttctaataaaaCTTGATTATCTTCTTTTAATTCCTCAACTCTTGCCTTATAAAATTCAATGTCATGAAGTCTCTCTTTGTATCTGCTGAGTTCACTTTCAAGCTTATCCACTCGGACTGCTTTCTCTCGAAGTGCATCCAATTCATCTCGGTACATTCGAGCAGATCGAGCATCTGACAGCAAATTCATGTTCTCTTGTTGTAGCCTCTTCaattctatttctatttgttCAAGTTCTTGTTTACAGTCCAATAACTGCTCAGTCTTTTCTTCCaattcctgcctcagtcttcggtTCTTGGCCTTAGCATCAGCCAGTTCCACTGAGAGGTGCTGTCGACTTTCTGTTCGCTTCATGCCAGGAGAACCACAGGGTAACTGTGCAGACGAAGAGGCATGTGGTAGAAAATGAAGACCATCTCGCTCTTCAGATAGCTCTACGATAGTCTCTGAATGTTCGTCTCTCTCATCTATCAGTCTTTTTAGATGTGATACCATATTCTTCAAGAGTGGTTCTATATCTTCCTGAGACATATCTGTCACCTCCATCCATTGCAGATCAAATACATTTTCCTGATTATGAGTTACCTCTTGAATATGTGCGGCAACTGCTGCTTTTGTATCAAAATCTAAACCTTGAATTCGTTcaataaattcttcctttttctgacaCTGAACTGCACAACCCAGTAAGAGTAAAAGCAACTTTTTAACTTCTTCTGTGCCTTGTTCAGAAAAGGGATTTTTGCCAATGATTAAGACATTTGGCAATGACATCATAATCAACTGCTGCAAAGTCTCCTGATAATAAAACTTTATCTGTTTCACCAAAATGGAGAGGTTATGAATTCTAAGTGAAGCATCATTGTTGACTTTTTTATTTACTCTCTGACTCTCTGATTTAGGATTAATTTGGAGCATGACCTGGTTCAAGAATACCCCATCCACCAAGGCCACATATTCATCCAGGTTGGTCCCATTTCCTGCAGCCGGAGGTCCAAACGTTTTAACCCAAGTGACCAAGGGGCTGGTCATGAACTGCTCCAGAAGGAGAGTAAAGATTTCgttctccattttacagattatATATTCGGGAGGGGGGAAAGGGGAAGTACCACAAATACGCCTAGGGAATTGGTCACTAAACGTAGAAGTAGGACGAAATCAATGAAAGTCCATTTCGGCAGCGGAGGAAAATCCCATCGAAGAGGGGTAAGGACTCTCCCGCCTCAAAACCCCCCAGGGGAAACCAGCTCAAATCCCGCGCAGAGCCTCAGCCAGCGCTGGCAGTGTCTGCACCGGAGAGGAGGGGCAGAAGAAAGGCATCTGGAGGAGGAGGACGCGAAGAGCTGCCAGGGCACCAGACAAAAAGCCCGTCAAGGTTGTCCCGCTCCCTCCCGGAGGGAGCCGGCCAGCGCCGCGGCAGCCGAGGAATCCAGCCCAACGTGGAGGCTGAGGGGCGTCCGGGCTGGACCTGGGCGAGCGGCTCCGGGCGTTCCAGCGGCCGGCGGGCACGGGGCGCCGGGAGCGTCCGCCCGCAGCCCTCGCCTGCTCAGGCGCGGCTCGCCCCGCGCCGGGCTCTCACCATCCCTCCGCGGCCTGGCGCTCGCTTCAGCCCCTTGCCCTGCCCGGGGCCGGGGGCTCCGATGCGCGCCCCTAACCGTCCGGCTGCGGTGCCTTGGCGATGCCCGGGCGctccaccaccgccgccgccgccgcgctccAGCCTCCTCCGCCCATATACCCTATAATTCTTTAGAAATTGGTTGTTTTTTGAAGTAATCAAATAAGAATAGGTTAACTGTGGATGGGCTTCACATTATTTGGTTTCTTTAATAAATTACAGCCTATGTCATGGCTTAGATAAAGAATAAAGTGTTGTAACAACAATGCAAGTGTGTCTAAAGTTGTCTGTAGTTGATTCCAAGAGACAATTCTTTCTCCATCCATTTCAGAGGATAAAAGACACAGTCAAGCCGTTTTATCCTCAATGTTCCAGGATCATGTGGCCTATCCATTTTTGTAAGAAGATacaaatttttaattgtgttacaatcatactggaaaaaaatcagtaaataaatggGTGAGTTCATGAAAGACTGATTTTAAGAATGACATGccttgccgggcgtggtggcgcacgcctttaatcccagcactcgggaggcagagccaggcggatctctgtgagttcgaggccagcctggttaccaagtgagctccaggaaaggcgcaaagctacacagagaaattaaaaaaaaaaaaaaaaaaaaagaatgacatgcCTTATACAATTCCTTCAATACAATATggggtgtttgttgttgttgcattcCTCTTTGGAGTCTGAAATTAGCTGTTTAACTTTAGCTCTCAGAACTCCTTAATATGTGTTATGTTCAGTCATACGTATCCTAAAACCAAATTCATTTATCAGTTTGAGAAGACAAATGTGACTATCTCCTAGACATAACATGCTTGTTACATACATGAATGAATAGTAACTGTGGTTATATATATAAGGCTTTAAAGAGATCAAGAAAATAAGTACTTTTAGCATAGAAAGGTGATTGTTTCATGATGCTCACACATAGTTGAGGGGTTGTGGATTTTTTAgcatttgattttattcttttattagaaaatttaaatttatataatgaTGAATTAAAATCAAACTCATCAAGATAGAAATGAAAGTAGCCCTCTATAGGCTAGATATGGTAACAACTGGCAAGGCAGGATATGCCTTATCTGtagtagtggcacaaatgttatgttggtaaccaactactttcttaTTGGATTCAAGGTGTGCTCAGAAGCCAGATATGCATGCCTGATGATACAATCTGGCCAAGATCTCCAAAGGCAAATCACTCCTATTAATTATCTAAGTGAACATGGTATCAAACAGTCCTCTAAATTCATCTCCATATCCCCTGGTTAGTGCAACTCTAGACACAATTAGCGAAGCACATTTGTTCAGTGGAGAGTCATTAACACAGATACCCAGAAGTCATCAGAGTGCGGAGAGTGAGTGACAGTAGAATGATCATCCACATTTGGAAATATATATCAACCCACTGACGTAGGCTCAGGGACCACCATGAAGGAAGACAAGAACAGGTTTTCAAGAATCAGAGGTAAGGGATCACCTGatcaaaacagtgtcttctgtacAAAATAGGACTGCTATACTCATGAATTAATACAAAGTGTGTTTGCCAGAACAAATCCTGTAGATGAACAATCCATTTAACCAAGAATGGAGATGGGAGTGGCTCCTTAATCCCCATGGCTAACCGAGAAGCTACTGAACCTCCAGAAGAAAGAGAATCAGGTTTTAATAAAGGTATGGCACCTGCTAGATCAACCATGCTGTATTAAATGACCTCATAGCCAgtagtatatgggcaacacataGAGAACAGTGGCTTACATAAAATATGGAGGATAAAATGCTGGGGTCGGGGAGCAAGGGCTGCATCTGGGAGGACTTGGTGGTGGGTATGATGGAAATATGAGGGATTATATACTCAAAGTGTAATCAAAGTATTATATAAAATTGAACCTCAATAAAGTGTATAGACATATGCAACACAGCAAAACCCACAGAACACCACAGCACACAAAATAACATTATGAAATAGAAAGATAAGTTCATCTGGAGAAAAATTTAAACTTCAATTCTAATAGAACACAATCagtaattttgtattttcaataaaaggtgaGTCTAATCATCtatgttttgaattttatataaggTATAGATTCTGGttactaatttttaattataggGTTCATTTCTGTCAGTAACAGTTTTCTCATTCATGAACTCCTTTAAAGTTTCATGTCATCACAGTATCTCCTTCCCTGACCTCACACTCCGTCCTCGCTCCAACAataccctcccatttccctgtgtTCACAGCCCCCATTCCATGCCCTCCACCACTCCCTCCAACCCCAGCCCATTCAATGCAgatcccatccacttctcctttgctgggctatctatgtgtccctccCTGTCAGCTAGCCTCTCCGAAGCTGTGGACTGCAGTCTGGCCATCTCTTGCCCTACATCATGGGAGTGGGAAGAAGCAGGGTCCTAGGGAAGccctcaggaatccacagggatgatcCCACgttggactactggcaatgatgagggggtgcctggactggtccaCTCTGATGACGGGTCTAGTGAATACcatagctgtcatcatagagcctttatccagtgactgatggaggcagatgcagggatccacaaCCCAgggccaggctgatctctgagaaTCCAGTCatgggagaaaggagggattccGAGGGCAgaggacattgagatcatgatgggaagacatgaagAGATGACATGCCACACTAGTGggagacccatgaactgtggaatAATGGCTgtagagcccccatgggactgcctaggccctctagatatgggagacagttgtttagctcgaactgtttggggacacatggggtggggtgggggtgggagagatcaggatccatccctggttcataggcaggcttttgggatctcggtgcctgtggtgtggaaccttgctcagccttggtgcagcagggaggggcttggacctgcctgggtTGGtattccaggctctgctgacttcccatgggagaacTTGATTTCAAGATGTGGAGATGAGTGTGGCTGGGGAGAGAAGGCTGTGGgggtggaaagagggaggaggtgggatctgtgggtggtatgtcgggtgagtagaaaatttcttaataaaaaaatggaaaaaagaaaaaataattaaattaaatgtgaAATGGAGACCTTGGTTTCCTTAATTTCTCAGTAAAAATcctaatataaatattatgtagctttaaatactttcctttatgaGAGGAATTAGAATTCTCAGAACAGAAAATCTACAAATATAACCACATAAAGAACTTGAGGACTAGATGAAAAGACATGGAAATGTCCAGCCACcctgatttttctcaaataaaaactttaaataagtGTTACATGAACACAAGCATTCAGATGCCATGACTGTCAGACTGATAGCCAAGATGCTAATTAGTGGGTATCATTTCCAATATGAACACTTTGGACAAAGTTATTCATGTCTCAagtaagaaagaatgaaaagacaCAGTATTTTATCATGCTACTTAAAATGACACTAACTTAGAACTTATGAATGACTTATATCTGGAATttttccattaaatattttcaaactattgTTGGCAACGAGTACTGAAACCATGGATACTGGGATATTGAGTAATTATATCCTAGggactggagaagcagctgatgaGTGATGAAATGTTCCTGTTCCCTTTGTTTCCCCAACTATAATCAATTGGTGGTTCTAGCATGGCTTCTAACTGCCATCTTACCTGATCAACTTCAATTCTTAGCAACAACAGCAGATGTACTAAAATCTTATACCAAGGCCAGCAAGTTGTCTCAGTGGCAAGAGACACAGATAGACCTGAGGCTCTGAGACCAACCCAGGATCCCACAGTGACAGGAGAGAATAGATTCTGAGAActaccctctgacttccacacccaCACTTTAAATATCTGTACTTAGacacaaatgtgtgcatgcatgcaaacacacacatatacacacaaattataaaataataaaaattcatacCATATAAGAGTGTGATTTCTTAGTCTTTCATAAAACACCTACCAGAAAAATTGTCATGCTAAATGATCAAAtgttaacaacaaaaacaacttggcATAACTGGGAAAAGAAACTGAATTCCCATTATCTTCATTTTTACACAACACTCTAGTTTAATTaggcaatgaaaagaaaatttgattgtgaagggaaaaataaaattattgttatttcAACTGGATGAAACTATAATGGTTAGAACGtccaaattttttttaactaatctAAAGAGTGAATGATGAGCTGAGCAGGTCTATATGACTTTCAGCATACCTAGGGGATATTGGAAATTCAATGCCACATCCCcaataaagtaaatattaaaaaagattaTTGTTACCTTCTTTAGTAACAAGATATAGCCAAGCCAGTATGGACTCAGTCTCCCCCATTATTATGAGACCTCATGAGGATCCcctttatgtattttagaaagtCTTCAATGCACTAGGTTTCTATACCATCCATCAACTGCTCCTCAATCAGCTGTCTCTCCCCAGATTCCCTTCCTCAACCCAATTTCTCTCCACCCTGCCCACCTGATACCCTATTCCTGTCCCACCATCCCCATATCTATTCTATTTGTCTCCCTGAAAGATTCATGCATTCTCCCAGAACCTTTTATTCTATACCTAACctttctgggtctatggattacAAGtaggttatcatttatttaatggctaataccCACCCATAAGTGAATACGTACCATATTTATTGTACTGGgcctaggttacctcactcaagatgtttcttttttctagttctatccgtttgcctgtaaatttcatgatgccattttttttgttttgtttttgagacagggtctttctctgtatctctgattgtcctgaaacttgctctgtagacctagctgtcatgaactcacagagatccctctgcttcttcctcttgagtcctgggattaaagtcatgcaccaccattgcccagctgatgatgtcattttttaaagagcagagtaacactccattgtgcaAATTTACCACATATTCTATCATatgaaacacatatacacacatatgacatGAACTCAGAAGGCAGCTACTTGTGCTGAGTAAGAAAATCAATAGTAAAATGAGTGACAAATGTGGGTAATAAAGGAGCAATCACCAGTAAAGTACACTGGTACACACCTATGAAAACGCCACACTAAATCCCATTATGTTATGCACTAATTTAAAACTAACAATAATTAGTAGAAAGAAAGCATTAATCCTGATTGCTGTCATCAATACAGATTCAGTTTTGAAACATGaaatttctcattttcatatGAACATCTACTCCCATCACATCTGTCTATATCCACATCTTACACAGTCTTAGGCAGCTCATCACAGAACAGGGGGCCATGCATGTgttaaatgttgatttttaaatattccacaagATCCAGAGAATACCAGCCCTGTGTACCTCATCTCCAGTACTAAATAACATCTACATCCTCCACACCAAGTAATTGCTCTATATTTGTGCTGCTTGCTCTGTAGTCCACATCATCTAAAGGTGTTTCCTCAGTCCACACTCATCAATGAGCTCTCCCACTGGCAATACATATTCTAGAATGCAGCCAAAAATATATGAGCATGACAATGGGATAAGAACAGCTTACACATTGAACACAGGCTTTATCCCAGTTACTAATGGGTTCTAAGCTACTGAACACAGTGCTGCTTTGGAGTCACTACTGGGTTCTAAGATAAGCAGAAATGAATAGATAATAAGATAAGTTGAAGAAATAGTCATCAGAAGGAACTGACTTCAGAGAAGGTTCATGTTTATAACCAAATACTCAACTTTGTTTCTCATGGATAATGATGGTCTGGGCATTTCTGGACACAGTATAAGACAAGGAATTTGTAGATTTGGCCTGATTATTGGAGCATCATACAATGGAGAGAGCAGGGATACTGGTTGGTTATTTGGTCTCTGTGACTGATGTAGCATTGGCCATACTGCTCATGCTCTATGAATGGTGGATGCCGTAAACATAAGAGTGAGGTTCTCTTACTTGCTCTTGGGAATAGAACACACAGTGTGTCCACATGATCTGTGATTGTCATGGGTCGTTTCAATTCTTTAACTTCACATCTAACCATCCATCATTTGATACATTCTACTGAGATCATTTCTAAAGGTGTTCAAACAAATAACTCATTGACACTGTGCTGGAACCAATCTGCCCAACATTGCTTTCTCCCATGGGCTTCAATGACCAGGGATATGAGTTGATGTCATAGGACCTGATGTCATAAGATTGTTTTCTAACCCATGTGTTTACCTCTGCAGTGGATGTCAGCTGCAGACCCCTAGGTCAGAGAGTGCTTGACATTTCTCCAGGGTAGTGGAGTCACCTGGAGAGCAAGGCATCTTATCCACATAAGTGATCTCTCCATTAGGCAGCAGACATAAAAGCAGATGTgcatacatttttattcatttgaaacAACTGATATGCATTCCTGACCAAACAACTGGCTGAGAGAtttggaggcaggacctgatgctCACTCTGCATTTCTTCTTCTGGCTCCTGAACATCCCCCTTCTCATGCCCAACCTCACTCACCCCAAGTGCTTTTGGAGaatgaagaatgaagagaaacatGGAGATGTGGTGATAGGTTGTGTCTTTTACCTTGCTGCAATGCAGAGACCGGTGGGCAAAGAGTATTTCAACTTTGTCCTGGATGTGCTGTAagtgtatttgtgtttttcatGTAAATGTCATGATATATAATGCATGATAGGTGTGTGAATGGGCAGAGCAATGCTGTGATCTTCCGTCCTTTTCTGCCAATCTTATCTCCAAGATCTGATGCcaaatatgttttgatttttaataaccACTCGTTTCCCACTCTCAAGCTgtgagacttttaaaattttccaaTTAGCCTCCATTTACAAGGCTGAAAGCCAAGTTAAAAACAGCATTCTTTACTTTGATCTATCATAGGCAGCCTTCCTTTTCACAGGTGCCATTGTGAGGTAGACAGTGGTGTCCTAAGACAAGAAACTCCAGACGACTACAATGAGTTCAGTAGTCACAAGGTGCATTCAAGTCTCTTTCCGAGTCTGCTAATGTCACCTGTATCAGTGTGTGACTCCTAGtgcagaggcagggtctctaaTATTTGTGCCACTCCTCACTGGGGAGAGTATCCATGTAGCCATTTAGTTCAGCTTTCAGATACTCTGCATGTGATCACTCCACACTTCCAAACC
This Peromyscus leucopus breed LL Stock unplaced genomic scaffold, UCI_PerLeu_2.1 scaffold_1539, whole genome shotgun sequence DNA region includes the following protein-coding sequences:
- the LOC114689162 gene encoding LOW QUALITY PROTEIN: girdin-like (The sequence of the model RefSeq protein was modified relative to this genomic sequence to represent the inferred CDS: deleted 1 base in 1 codon), with translation MENEIFTLLLEQFMTSPLVTWVKTFGPPAAGNGTNLDEYVALVDGVFLNQVMLQINPKSESQRVNKKVNNDASLRIHNLSILVKQIKFYYQETLQQLIMMSLPNVLIIGKNPFSEQGTEEVKKLLLLLLGCAVQCQKKEEFIERIQGLDFDTKAAVAAHIQEVTHNQENVFDLQWMEVTDMSQEDIEPLLKNMVSHLKRLIDERDEHSETIVELSEERDGLHFLPHASSSAQLPCGSPGMKRTESRQHLSVELADAKAKNRRLRQELEEKTEQLLDCKQELEQIEIELKRLQQENMNLLSDARSARMYRDELDALREKAVRVDKLESELSRYKERLHDIEFYKARVEELKEDNQVLLETKTMLEDQLEGTRARSDKLHELEKENLQLKAKLHDMEMERDMDRKKIEELMEENMTLEMAQKQSMDESLHLGWELEQISRTSELAEAPQKSLGHEVNELTSSKLLKLEMESQSLTKTVEELRSTMGSAEGSTSKILKIEKENQRLNKKVEILENEIIQEKRSLQNCQNLSKDLMKEKAQLEKTIETLRENSERQIKILEQENEHLNQTVSSIRQRFQISAEARVKDIEKENKILHESIKETSGKLSKVEFEKRQMKKELEHYKEKGERAEELENELHHLGKENELLQKKITNLKITCEKVEALEQENSELERENRKFKKTLDSFKNLTFQLESLEKENSQLDEENLELRRSVESLKCAGVKMAQLQLENKELESEKEQLKKGLELMKASFKKTERLEVSYQGLDTENHRLQKALENSNKKIQQLESELQDLEMENQTLQKNLEELKISSKRLEQLEKENKSLEQETSQLEKDKKQLEKENKRLRQQAEIKDTTLEENNVKIGNLEKENKTLFKEINIYKESCVRFFQELIYY